From the Pseudobacteroides sp. genome, one window contains:
- a CDS encoding GNAT family N-acetyltransferase, which produces MMENVNINGKIYGFVVDYKNNDQLRNSLNSLTKRIYGFDFEEWYQNGYWKDGYIPYSIVDGNNIVSNVSVNVIDFLVMGEKRTYIQIGTVMTEKEYRKKGLNGFLMEKVLGNWRGRCDLIYLFANDSVLDFYPKFGFNSAHEYQHSKEIFSENNSFDFVKLNMSDEENKNFLFNKVNQSLHFSQISMDNKASLVMFYCTSFMDQNVYYIKRFDAVVIAEFNESILYINDIFCEKEVLLNDIILSMTNKEIKKVVLGFTPKDTASFDATLLKQEDTTLFILDDRCGIFDNKKIMFPILSHA; this is translated from the coding sequence ATTATGGAGAATGTAAATATTAATGGTAAAATCTATGGATTTGTTGTTGATTATAAAAATAATGATCAATTAAGGAACAGTCTAAATAGTTTGACAAAAAGAATATATGGATTTGATTTTGAGGAATGGTATCAAAATGGATATTGGAAGGATGGATACATTCCTTATTCAATAGTGGACGGAAATAATATCGTTTCCAATGTATCTGTAAATGTCATTGATTTCTTGGTAATGGGGGAAAAAAGGACATACATACAAATAGGCACTGTTATGACAGAAAAAGAATATAGAAAAAAAGGGCTAAACGGATTCCTTATGGAAAAGGTGTTGGGGAACTGGAGAGGCAGATGCGATTTAATATATCTTTTTGCCAACGATAGCGTCCTTGATTTTTACCCTAAATTTGGTTTTAATTCCGCACATGAGTATCAACATTCAAAAGAAATCTTCTCAGAAAATAATTCATTTGATTTTGTAAAATTAAACATGTCTGATGAAGAAAATAAAAACTTTCTTTTCAATAAAGTCAATCAATCATTACATTTTTCACAAATATCAATGGATAATAAGGCCTCTCTTGTCATGTTTTATTGTACATCATTCATGGATCAAAATGTGTATTATATTAAAAGATTTGATGCTGTTGTTATTGCAGAATTTAATGAAAGCATATTGTATATAAACGATATTTTTTGCGAAAAGGAAGTTTTACTAAATGACATTATTTTATCAATGACAAATAAGGAAATAAAAAAAGTCGTTTTAGGATTCACACCTAAAGATACAGCATCATTTGATGCAACATTATTAAAGCAGGAAGACACAACTCTTTTTATACTTGATGATAGATGTGGTATATTTGATAATAAAAAAATAATGTTTCCCATTTTATCGCATGCGTAG
- a CDS encoding HAMP domain-containing sensor histidine kinase yields MVNTLKGKISLVYIGLVFLIAVVGFTGFFNLYRLEKTVNNLMTANYKSISALTNAFEAIERQDSAMLIYISVDRQKGINLFTQSSTNFLKWFSIEENNITELGESDIVEGINNNYGTFVKLFSELQEVRNTNGEDASVAFYDNKIMPIFNKLKLQLRNLININEKAMFNSKTLANNNTKRSMNMLLLLSGLTIIGGLVLSIYFIKIFLGPLQKLSNGISKIKGGELYHHLDINTNDETGKLAEEFNQMTKRLKNYEQSTLGSLMAEKNKTMAIVKSISSPMLVLDNNYRIVLINNACENYFSISEENVLGKHFLEAIRNGEIFDHISGTIENSHDHNEKIIKTVKSDDEENFYNVVVSTINDDEEQPISVIVTMQNVTELKELEKVKTDFIATISHEFKTPLTSIMMAASMLSEDGMGELNEVQKETVETIKEDGEKLSNLVSELLELSRIESGNAIYDFSPCSINLIVNESINNFISIAQKRDINLINELEIDLPLINADFEKIKWVMNNLISNALKYTNSGDFINIKSRIEKNYVFISVEDTGDGIPKEYIQKIFNKFVQVKGRDIEVRGTGLGLSVAKEIITSHKGKIWAESELDAGSIFTFSLPTIKREK; encoded by the coding sequence ATGGTTAATACGTTAAAAGGCAAAATATCATTAGTTTATATTGGTCTTGTATTTTTGATAGCAGTAGTAGGATTTACTGGATTCTTCAACTTATACAGGCTTGAGAAGACTGTAAATAATTTAATGACTGCCAATTATAAAAGTATCAGTGCTTTGACAAATGCGTTTGAAGCCATTGAAAGACAGGATAGTGCCATGCTTATTTATATAAGTGTTGATAGGCAGAAAGGCATTAATCTCTTTACTCAAAGCAGTACTAATTTTCTAAAATGGTTTAGCATCGAAGAAAATAATATCACCGAGCTTGGTGAAAGTGATATTGTAGAAGGTATAAATAATAACTATGGGACATTTGTAAAGCTTTTTTCAGAATTGCAGGAAGTTAGGAATACGAATGGAGAAGATGCATCTGTAGCTTTTTATGATAATAAAATTATGCCGATTTTTAATAAACTGAAACTCCAACTGAGGAATCTAATAAACATTAATGAAAAAGCAATGTTCAATAGTAAAACTTTAGCAAATAATAATACTAAAAGATCAATGAATATGCTTTTACTACTATCTGGCTTAACAATTATTGGAGGACTTGTATTATCTATATATTTTATTAAGATATTCTTAGGACCATTGCAAAAATTATCAAACGGAATAAGTAAGATAAAAGGAGGGGAACTTTATCATCATTTAGATATAAATACTAATGATGAGACTGGAAAACTTGCAGAAGAATTCAACCAAATGACAAAAAGGCTCAAAAACTATGAACAAAGTACACTAGGCTCTTTAATGGCTGAAAAAAATAAAACAATGGCGATAGTAAAGAGCATTTCAAGCCCTATGCTGGTCCTTGATAACAACTACCGTATAGTTCTTATAAATAATGCATGTGAGAACTATTTTTCTATAAGTGAGGAAAATGTTTTAGGAAAACATTTTCTTGAGGCTATTAGAAATGGTGAGATTTTTGATCATATATCAGGAACAATTGAAAACAGTCATGATCATAATGAAAAAATTATAAAAACAGTGAAAAGTGATGATGAAGAAAATTTCTATAATGTTGTTGTTAGCACTATTAATGATGATGAAGAACAACCTATAAGCGTCATTGTTACAATGCAAAATGTTACTGAGCTAAAAGAATTGGAAAAAGTAAAAACTGATTTCATAGCTACAATTTCTCACGAGTTTAAAACACCTTTGACTTCAATTATGATGGCTGCCAGTATGCTATCAGAAGATGGTATGGGTGAATTAAACGAGGTTCAAAAAGAAACCGTTGAAACAATAAAGGAAGATGGCGAAAAACTTTCAAACCTTGTCAGTGAACTTTTGGAGTTATCAAGAATTGAGTCAGGAAACGCAATATATGATTTTTCACCTTGCTCAATTAATTTAATTGTTAATGAAAGCATAAATAATTTTATATCCATAGCCCAAAAGCGGGATATAAATCTTATTAATGAGTTAGAAATAGATCTACCTTTAATTAATGCAGACTTTGAAAAGATTAAATGGGTAATGAATAACCTAATAAGTAATGCATTAAAATATACTAATTCTGGTGATTTTATAAATATTAAATCAAGGATTGAAAAAAACTATGTTTTCATTTCTGTTGAAGATACAGGTGATGGGATTCCAAAAGAATATATTCAAAAAATATTTAATAAGTTTGTCCAGGTTAAAGGTAGAGATATTGAGGTGAGAGGGACAGGGCTTGGTCTATCCGTAGCAAAAGAAATAATAACAAGCCACAAAGGTAAAATATGGGCAGAAAGTGAGCTGGATGCTGGTAGCATCTTTACTTTTTCCTTACCTACTATAAAGAGGGAGAAATGA
- a CDS encoding zinc ribbon domain-containing protein produces MEEKYCQCCAMPMGTTDEMYGTNTDGSKSEDYCKYCFEYGAFTSNATMDEMIEICIPHMASVNSGMSEDEARKMMREYFPTLKRWKTA; encoded by the coding sequence ATGGAAGAAAAGTATTGCCAATGCTGTGCTATGCCGATGGGCACAACCGATGAAATGTACGGCACGAATACCGACGGAAGCAAAAGCGAGGATTACTGCAAATACTGTTTTGAATACGGAGCGTTTACATCAAACGCCACGATGGACGAAATGATTGAGATTTGCATTCCTCATATGGCTTCCGTCAATTCAGGCATGAGTGAGGACGAAGCACGAAAAATGATGCGTGAGTATTTCCCAACGCTCAAACGTTGGAAAACAGCCTAA
- a CDS encoding ClbS/DfsB family four-helix bundle protein has translation MGRATTKPDLLDMASKQFEKMWKLIDSMTEDEQTATFNFSENVGKEAHWARDKNLRDVLVHLYEWHQLLLNWAASNQNGEAKPFLPEPYNWKTYGQMNVEFWKKHQSTSYEDSKTMIRESHKKVIDMIEQFSNDELFAKNYLPWTGTSTLGSYCVSATASHYDWAIKKIKVHIKSF, from the coding sequence ATGGGCAGAGCAACGACAAAGCCGGACTTGCTTGATATGGCAAGCAAACAGTTTGAAAAGATGTGGAAACTCATTGACTCCATGACGGAGGACGAACAGACCGCAACCTTTAATTTCAGTGAAAATGTAGGCAAAGAAGCACATTGGGCACGCGATAAAAATTTACGCGATGTTCTTGTCCATTTGTACGAATGGCATCAACTATTGCTGAATTGGGCTGCGTCTAACCAAAATGGTGAAGCAAAACCATTTTTGCCAGAACCCTACAACTGGAAAACCTACGGTCAGATGAACGTGGAGTTTTGGAAAAAACATCAGTCCACATCTTATGAGGATTCAAAAACGATGATCCGTGAAAGCCACAAAAAAGTAATTGATATGATTGAACAGTTTTCCAACGATGAACTATTTGCAAAAAATTATCTTCCATGGACAGGCACATCAACCTTGGGCAGTTATTGCGTTTCGGCTACCGCCAGCCACTACGATTGGGCGATAAAAAAGATTAAGGTGCATATAAAGAGTTTCTAA
- a CDS encoding response regulator: MKKVLIVDDTKNIRELLTKCLKIEGYDVKTANDGNGAMEIFLQEAFDLAFLDIKMPHLSGTEVLKKIREIGIKTPVIIITAYATVKNAFECTHMGAVAYLQKPFTPEKIRNVLSDLNEGNTVGEEESYSDFLTNAHKLIQDNLFSEAVYLLKKALSENPLDAEVYLLLSKANKGLGFNIDAEKYFKIYEIIK, from the coding sequence ATGAAAAAAGTGCTTATTGTAGATGATACAAAAAACATAAGGGAATTGCTTACTAAATGCCTGAAAATAGAAGGATATGATGTAAAAACTGCAAACGATGGAAATGGGGCTATGGAAATATTTTTGCAGGAGGCTTTTGATTTAGCTTTTTTAGATATAAAAATGCCACATTTAAGCGGAACTGAGGTACTTAAAAAGATTCGTGAAATAGGTATTAAAACTCCTGTTATTATCATTACTGCATATGCAACTGTAAAAAATGCTTTTGAGTGTACTCATATGGGTGCTGTTGCTTATTTACAAAAACCATTCACACCAGAAAAAATTAGAAATGTGCTTTCAGACCTTAACGAGGGGAATACTGTTGGAGAAGAAGAATCTTATTCAGACTTTCTTACAAATGCACATAAATTGATTCAAGATAATTTGTTTTCTGAAGCGGTTTATTTACTGAAGAAAGCTTTATCAGAGAACCCTTTGGATGCAGAAGTATATTTATTATTGTCAAAAGCAAATAAAGGTTTAGGATTTAATATTGATGCTGAAAAATATTTTAAAATTTATGAAATAATCAAATAA
- a CDS encoding IS110 family transposase, with protein MPEIVPKFGYKLQTMKGISTTFAAGLIAHIGNIDRFSNASKLAKFAGISLVSYATGKTSKHFSDRRGDKELRHIFFHLAVLVVSNYAGQRKPFNPYFYEYYK; from the coding sequence ATGCCAGAGATCGTTCCCAAATTCGGATACAAACTGCAAACCATGAAGGGAATAAGTACAACATTTGCTGCTGGACTAATAGCCCACATAGGCAACATTGACCGCTTTTCCAATGCCTCAAAGCTTGCCAAATTCGCAGGAATAAGTCTTGTCAGTTATGCAACAGGTAAAACATCCAAACATTTTAGCGACAGGCGAGGAGATAAGGAACTAAGGCACATCTTTTTTCACCTTGCCGTACTTGTTGTAAGTAACTACGCAGGGCAGAGAAAGCCTTTTAACCCATATTTTTATGAGTATTATAAATAG
- the kdpF gene encoding K(+)-transporting ATPase subunit F — protein MVAIVILSLALFIYLGYVLINPEKF, from the coding sequence ATGGTAGCTATAGTAATTTTAAGTTTGGCATTATTTATTTATCTTGGGTATGTACTAATTAACCCGGAAAAGTTTTAG
- a CDS encoding SymE family type I addiction module toxin, with amino-acid sequence MVALASIREHWLDDAPAVVVSADWLSQYGFEVGRKVVIEVSQGVITIRPVDCEDDA; translated from the coding sequence ATGGTAGCTTTAGCATCTATCAGAGAGCATTGGCTGGATGATGCTCCAGCCGTGGTAGTATCGGCGGATTGGCTTAGTCAGTATGGTTTTGAGGTAGGCCGTAAGGTAGTTATTGAGGTTTCACAGGGCGTTATTACGATTCGTCCTGTAGATTGTGAGGATGACGCATGA
- a CDS encoding dockerin type I domain-containing protein, translated as MSKGVDINGDKVINMTDVIILASVLNIAKGNSEYVEAYDLNSDGAINMSDLVIIAAKFNTMVSD; from the coding sequence ATCTCAAAAGGAGTAGATATAAACGGTGATAAGGTTATTAATATGACGGATGTAATAATTCTAGCATCGGTGCTCAATATTGCGAAAGGAAATTCTGAATATGTCGAAGCTTACGATTTGAACAGTGACGGTGCAATAAATATGAGTGATTTAGTGATTATAGCAGCAAAATTCAATACCATGGTGTCGGATTGA
- the kdpA gene encoding potassium-transporting ATPase subunit KdpA: MGILQISITVIILVVLSIPLGKYIYKIISGDKSFIDPVFNKVDGVIYKLTGIRKDHEMNWKEYIVAILLSNIVLCFILFLVLKLQGIIFLNPNKINGMESSLALNTAISFITNTNLQDYSGESGVSYFTQMMLTCFMFVAPATGLAATAAFLRGITGRKEGLGNFYVDLTRFTTRLLLPISIAISLFLVWQGVPQTLSPNQTVSTIEGKMQDIALGPVAALEAIKNLASNGGGFFGANSAHPFENPTPLTNLITIICLGLIATSLVFAFGNMIKNKKQSVIIFLSMFVLLIGSIAFTYYAESKGNPILEKAGLSQSMGNMEGKETRFGVAESSLFVAATTAYQVGAVNAMHDSLTPLGGLAAMWNMMLQTVFGGKGTGFIYIIMYAILTVFLCGLMVGRTPEFLGRKIEGREIKMVAIAILLHPLLILLPTAIALLVTPGTNGITNPGFHGFSQILYQFTSSAANNGSGFEGLADNTVFWNISAALVMLIGRYIPLTAMLALAGSMASKRAVPVTAGTFKTDKAIFGVMLVAIVIIVGALTFLPSLVLGPIAEHLTMMK; encoded by the coding sequence ATGGGAATTTTACAGATTTCAATAACAGTAATTATTTTAGTAGTTTTATCCATACCCCTTGGAAAGTACATTTATAAGATTATTTCAGGTGATAAATCATTTATTGATCCTGTTTTCAATAAAGTTGATGGCGTTATTTACAAGCTGACTGGAATAAGGAAAGACCATGAAATGAATTGGAAAGAGTATATAGTGGCAATACTCCTTAGCAATATAGTTTTGTGCTTTATATTGTTTTTGGTTTTGAAGCTTCAAGGAATTATTTTTCTAAATCCAAACAAAATTAATGGAATGGAATCATCATTAGCATTAAACACTGCAATTAGTTTTATAACAAATACAAACCTACAGGATTATAGCGGAGAATCAGGGGTTTCATATTTTACCCAAATGATGCTCACATGCTTTATGTTTGTAGCTCCTGCTACAGGACTTGCAGCTACAGCAGCATTTTTAAGAGGAATTACAGGAAGAAAAGAAGGGCTTGGTAACTTTTATGTAGACCTTACCAGATTTACAACAAGGCTCTTGTTGCCAATATCAATAGCTATAAGCTTATTCCTGGTTTGGCAGGGAGTACCTCAGACACTATCACCCAACCAGACTGTTAGCACCATCGAAGGTAAAATGCAGGATATAGCTTTAGGTCCTGTTGCTGCACTGGAAGCTATTAAAAACCTGGCATCCAATGGCGGAGGGTTCTTTGGAGCCAATTCGGCACACCCCTTTGAAAACCCCACTCCCCTTACAAACCTTATAACAATAATTTGTCTTGGACTAATTGCTACATCTTTGGTGTTTGCATTTGGTAATATGATTAAAAATAAAAAGCAATCGGTTATAATTTTTCTGTCAATGTTTGTGCTTTTAATTGGAAGTATTGCATTTACTTATTATGCTGAAAGCAAGGGTAATCCAATACTGGAAAAAGCCGGGCTGTCGCAATCCATGGGTAACATGGAAGGTAAGGAAACAAGATTTGGAGTTGCAGAGTCCTCCTTATTTGTTGCCGCAACTACTGCTTATCAGGTAGGAGCCGTCAATGCAATGCATGATTCCCTCACCCCATTAGGCGGCCTAGCAGCCATGTGGAACATGATGCTGCAAACGGTTTTCGGAGGTAAGGGAACGGGATTCATTTATATCATCATGTACGCCATACTTACTGTCTTCCTCTGCGGCCTTATGGTTGGAAGAACCCCTGAGTTCCTTGGAAGAAAAATAGAGGGCAGAGAAATAAAAATGGTAGCAATTGCGATCCTTCTTCATCCCTTATTGATACTCCTTCCTACTGCGATTGCTTTATTGGTAACCCCAGGAACCAATGGAATTACCAATCCTGGTTTCCATGGATTCAGCCAGATTCTTTATCAATTTACTTCATCTGCTGCCAATAATGGTTCAGGCTTTGAAGGACTTGCCGATAACACTGTATTCTGGAATATTTCTGCAGCCCTCGTAATGCTTATCGGAAGATATATTCCGCTTACAGCCATGCTTGCACTGGCAGGTTCTATGGCATCAAAAAGAGCAGTACCGGTAACAGCAGGAACTTTTAAAACAGATAAGGCAATTTTCGGAGTTATGCTTGTAGCTATAGTTATTATCGTTGGTGCATTGACGTTTTTACCATCATTGGTGTTAGGTCCTATAGCAGAGCATTTGACCATGATGAAATAG
- a CDS encoding type II CAAX endopeptidase family protein has product MKNMLAYKWLENPDIMEFYQSFKLERKYNMNRLTNRIRTRIRTDIQNTKETTWLTIVIFCITYCIFTAFINLVVFKQNYLGFIPDLTMGIMNETLTANWVNILLFVFILILIQGKLSICDIGLKKNRFLSAVLAVITIWVILQLLNIAVAVVIDGKPVIYSGWNKYGAPYVIGSFIAQILGNALFEEIAFRGFLLVQLSKKCGNKKPNIILGLVISQLIFALIHVPNRILNGMSILEILPSLLIVFLLGVFFSIIYLFTDNLFLAVGIHSLWNMPLLIFDGLQSIWVVMAMSIVLVIAWEAIIAKLSFKSETSPSL; this is encoded by the coding sequence ATGAAAAATATGTTAGCATATAAGTGGTTGGAGAATCCCGACATTATGGAATTTTACCAATCATTCAAACTTGAAAGGAAATATAACATGAACAGACTAACTAATAGGATCAGAACGAGGATCAGAACGGATATCCAAAATACTAAAGAAACAACCTGGCTGACTATAGTTATCTTTTGTATAACCTACTGCATATTTACAGCATTTATAAATCTAGTTGTTTTTAAGCAAAACTATTTAGGTTTTATTCCCGATTTAACAATGGGTATTATGAATGAAACACTTACAGCTAATTGGGTTAATATATTATTGTTTGTTTTTATTTTGATACTTATTCAAGGTAAATTAAGCATTTGTGATATAGGTCTAAAAAAGAACCGCTTCTTAAGTGCTGTTTTAGCAGTGATAACTATTTGGGTTATTTTACAATTACTAAATATCGCTGTAGCGGTTGTTATAGATGGAAAACCTGTTATTTATAGCGGATGGAATAAGTATGGAGCACCATATGTCATAGGAAGCTTTATAGCTCAAATTTTAGGAAATGCACTTTTTGAAGAAATTGCCTTCAGAGGATTTTTATTAGTTCAACTCAGCAAAAAGTGTGGAAATAAAAAACCAAATATAATTTTGGGATTAGTTATTTCTCAGCTAATATTTGCTCTGATTCACGTGCCCAACAGAATTTTAAACGGAATGTCGATACTGGAAATATTGCCTTCGCTTCTAATTGTTTTTTTGCTTGGCGTATTTTTCTCTATTATTTACCTCTTTACCGACAACTTATTTTTAGCAGTTGGTATCCATAGTCTATGGAATATGCCGTTACTTATATTTGATGGACTTCAAAGCATATGGGTTGTTATGGCAATGTCAATTGTACTTGTAATAGCGTGGGAGGCTATTATTGCCAAACTAAGCTTTAAATCTGAAACGTCTCCATCTTTATGA
- the kdpB gene encoding potassium-transporting ATPase subunit KdpB: MKSKSFIDKKILIKALKDSFAKLDPRNMIKNPVMFVVEIGFLITVFLTLFPNAVNEKGNRLYNGVVSLILFITILFANFAEAVAEGRGKAQADSMKKTRKDTKARLVEKDGSTTIVDSSEIKKGDIVLVNEGETIPNDGEVVEGLAFVDESAITGESAPVMKEAGGDFSSVTGGTKLKSDWLKIRITATPGESFLDRMISLVEGAARQKTPNEIALTTILVSLTMVFLIVVVTLYPMANYTGAKIGVSTLIALLVCLIPTTIGGLLSAIGIAGMDRVTRFNVIAMSGKAVEACGDVDTMILDKTGTITYGNRMAAEFVPVGKSTQENAARFALISSLKDDTPEGRSIVELANKQGIQVDTNEYYKAEAIEFTSQTRMSGLDLPNGAQVRKGAADTIKKYVSSLGGKLPEDLDKAVERISRLGGTPLVVCVDKEIVGVIYLKDTIKPGLVERFARLREIGIKTIMCTGDNPLTAETIAKEAGVDEFVAECKPEQKIDVIKREQAMGKLVAMTGDGTNDAPALAQADVGLAMNSGTQAAKEAANMVDLDSDPTKIIEVVEIGKQLLITRGSLTTFSIANDVAKYFAIIPAMFTLAIPQMNSLNIMRLASPNSAILSALIFNAIIIPALIPIAMRGVKYKPMSSEALLAKNVLIYGLGGIIVPFIGIKLIDVLINPVLNMMNLA; this comes from the coding sequence ATGAAAAGTAAGAGCTTTATAGATAAAAAGATATTAATAAAAGCTTTAAAAGATTCATTTGCAAAACTAGACCCAAGAAACATGATAAAAAATCCTGTTATGTTTGTTGTTGAAATAGGCTTTCTGATTACTGTTTTTCTTACATTGTTTCCAAATGCCGTTAATGAAAAAGGAAATAGACTCTATAACGGTGTGGTATCGTTAATCCTATTTATAACAATACTTTTTGCTAATTTTGCAGAAGCAGTGGCTGAAGGCAGAGGTAAAGCCCAGGCAGACAGCATGAAAAAAACCAGAAAAGATACAAAGGCAAGGCTGGTTGAAAAGGATGGCAGCACAACAATAGTTGATTCCAGCGAAATAAAAAAGGGAGATATCGTCCTTGTCAATGAGGGAGAAACCATACCAAATGATGGCGAAGTAGTTGAGGGATTAGCATTCGTGGATGAGTCAGCTATAACAGGAGAATCAGCTCCTGTTATGAAGGAAGCAGGTGGAGACTTCAGTTCGGTTACCGGAGGTACAAAATTAAAGAGCGATTGGCTCAAAATACGTATCACAGCAACTCCCGGAGAATCATTTTTAGACAGGATGATTAGCCTTGTAGAGGGTGCCGCAAGACAAAAAACTCCTAATGAAATTGCACTTACTACTATATTGGTAAGTCTTACCATGGTATTCCTCATAGTTGTAGTTACCTTATACCCAATGGCAAATTATACTGGTGCAAAGATTGGTGTTTCAACCCTAATAGCATTGCTAGTATGCTTGATACCTACAACCATAGGTGGTCTTTTATCAGCTATAGGTATAGCAGGTATGGATAGGGTAACAAGGTTTAATGTAATAGCAATGTCTGGTAAAGCAGTAGAGGCATGTGGCGATGTAGATACTATGATACTTGATAAAACCGGAACAATTACTTATGGAAACCGTATGGCTGCTGAATTTGTACCTGTGGGAAAATCCACCCAAGAAAATGCAGCAAGGTTTGCCCTCATCTCATCATTGAAGGATGATACTCCTGAAGGAAGGTCCATTGTTGAGCTTGCCAATAAACAAGGAATTCAGGTTGATACCAATGAGTATTACAAAGCCGAAGCAATCGAATTTACAAGCCAGACAAGAATGAGCGGTCTGGATCTTCCCAATGGAGCACAAGTAAGAAAAGGTGCAGCAGATACCATAAAGAAGTATGTTTCTTCATTAGGTGGAAAATTACCTGAAGATTTGGACAAAGCAGTGGAAAGGATTTCTAGACTTGGAGGAACTCCTTTGGTAGTTTGTGTTGATAAAGAAATTGTAGGGGTTATATATTTAAAAGATACCATTAAGCCTGGACTTGTTGAAAGATTTGCACGTTTACGTGAAATTGGAATAAAAACAATTATGTGTACAGGTGACAATCCACTCACGGCAGAAACTATCGCAAAAGAGGCAGGTGTTGACGAATTTGTGGCTGAGTGCAAGCCTGAACAGAAAATAGATGTTATTAAAAGAGAGCAGGCTATGGGTAAACTTGTTGCCATGACAGGAGACGGTACCAATGATGCTCCGGCTCTTGCCCAGGCTGACGTAGGCTTGGCGATGAACAGCGGTACTCAGGCTGCAAAAGAAGCTGCTAATATGGTAGATCTGGATTCTGATCCTACAAAAATTATAGAGGTAGTTGAAATCGGAAAGCAGCTCTTAATAACAAGAGGCTCCCTTACAACCTTCAGTATCGCAAATGACGTTGCCAAGTACTTTGCCATTATTCCGGCTATGTTCACTCTGGCAATCCCTCAAATGAATTCATTAAATATCATGAGGCTGGCTTCTCCCAATAGTGCAATTCTTTCAGCACTAATATTTAATGCAATAATAATTCCGGCACTAATACCCATTGCTATGAGGGGTGTCAAGTATAAACCAATGAGCTCTGAGGCTTTACTGGCAAAGAATGTATTAATTTACGGCCTTGGAGGTATAATTGTTCCATTCATAGGAATAAAGCTTATTGACGTATTGATAAATCCGGTTCTAAATATGATGAACCTGGCTTAG
- the kdpC gene encoding potassium-transporting ATPase subunit KdpC, producing the protein MNNFIKALRISLVMIIICGFLYPLAITGISQLLFPKQSNGSIVEYNGKKVGSELLGQSFTGNRFFHGRVSAYNYNTYTVEETKPDNNGKTAYTGVSSGSENLAPSNPKLVDRVIKEMNEFIRTYPDVKKENIPTDLVTSSGSGLDPHISIESAKIQIPTISKATGIDETELSKIVDNCTDERTFGIFGEPGVNFFKANIEIQKRLDKK; encoded by the coding sequence ATGAATAATTTTATAAAAGCATTAAGAATTAGCTTAGTTATGATAATAATTTGCGGTTTCCTATATCCTTTAGCTATTACAGGCATAAGCCAGCTTTTATTTCCAAAACAAAGCAATGGAAGTATAGTTGAGTACAATGGTAAAAAAGTAGGCTCAGAGCTTTTAGGCCAGAGCTTTACCGGCAATAGATTTTTCCATGGCAGAGTATCGGCATATAACTATAACACATATACCGTTGAAGAAACAAAACCTGATAACAATGGCAAAACTGCTTATACTGGAGTTTCTTCAGGCTCAGAAAACTTGGCACCTTCAAACCCCAAATTAGTTGATAGGGTAATAAAGGAAATGAATGAGTTTATTAGAACCTATCCCGATGTAAAGAAAGAAAATATCCCTACAGACCTAGTTACAAGCTCAGGCTCGGGTCTTGATCCTCATATTAGTATAGAAAGTGCAAAAATCCAGATTCCCACAATTTCAAAAGCTACAGGTATTGATGAAACAGAGCTTAGCAAGATTGTAGATAATTGCACTGATGAAAGGACCTTTGGGATATTTGGCGAACCAGGAGTGAATTTTTTTAAAGCAAATATTGAAATACAAAAACGGCTTGATAAAAAATAA